A segment of the candidate division Zixibacteria bacterium HGW-Zixibacteria-1 genome:
ACTGAATCCTTATGAGGAGGTCTTAAATATTGCATCATACTCTTCTTTCAGCATGCCATAAATAAGACAATCATAATATTGGCCGCCAAATGATGATTCCTTTCTTAAGACGGCCTCCTTGATGAAGCCAAGTTTTTCCTGAAATATCATCGACCCGGGATTTCCGCTGTGTGTGAACGACTTGAGTCGTCGGAAGCCAAGTTCATCGAAAACATATTTTATCATCAGATGTGCCGCTTCGGTTCCGATACCCCGACGCCAGTACAGTTTATCCAGGACAATGCCCCAGTGGCACTTGCGTTCATAATTGTCGATGTCATACAGTTCGACAATGCCGACATGTTCGCCGTTTTCCTTGAGAATAATGCAGAAGGCCATGACATCATCGCGATTAATCCTCTCTTCAAATGATTTTTTGGCCTTTTCGTACGGTACGGCGCGCAGCAGCCGGCTGTCAAGGAAGGACTTTTCGCGGTCATGATCCCAGCGGTAATGATAGTCGAAATCATCGAGCGATTGCGGCGTTATGAAGATTTTGTTTCCGTCGAGAAATTTGACTCTTTTCAGGTTCTGCTCATTGTTCATCGTGATCACCTCATATATTTGAAGTCCGGCAGGGGCACCTCATTCTCGATTCGCCGCCTCATAATCCGGATGGCTTTTCGATGTTCCTCACTCATACCTGACAGATCGACCTTGCCGAGGAAATAAATATAAACGACGGATTCCCGTAATCTCAGAAATAGAGGCAGTTGCTCCAGCCAGAACGGGTCGAGTTTGTTGGCGCGGTCATAGCCGTTCATAAAAGTCTCCAGAAAGCGCACAGAGCAGGGATCATCAATCCGTCGACAGGCGGGCAGCCGCCAGGTCGATTCCCGGAGAATTGCAGCAATATCATAGATAAACCATTTGTACTGGCACTCATCGAAATCGAAGGCAACCAGCCAGCCGTTATCCATATACATATTTTCGTCTTCGAAATCCGAATGTATCAACCCAAATGAGTCCGAATCGGTCGGCAGCTCGCAAATCTGTTCCACCAATTTGAGGTGTTTTTCCAGAACAAGCGGCTGACCGGCGAGTACTTCGGCGGCATGGGTGAAGCTGTACTCTTCGTGCCAAAAGGGGCGCCGGACCGATGCCGTATTTCGAGGCGGCTTCCGCCAAAATCATGTTGTTGAATGAATCGAGGGCTTTCCTTTCCATTTCACCGATCCCTCAGCTTTTTATCAAATTTGGCGCGCTGGCGCATGTTCATTTCTATTCTTTTCCATTTGCGCGTTTCCTCGATTCGCGCACGCTGGTCCTTGCGAATCGACATATATTTCACTTCTTTCTGCAGTTTTATATAACTTCTCAGGCGCCCTGCGTCAAGACTGCCGTTTTTTATGGCTTCCCTGACAGCACATCCGGGTTCGTTATTATGCGTGCAATCGGCGAACCGGCATTGTGCGGCCAACTCCTCGATATCGCCGAAGGTTCGATCTATCCCCGAATCATCGCTCCAGGCCTGAATTTCGCGCAGACCGGGGGTATCGATGACAATACCGCCACACGGCAGGAGGATCATCTGGCGCGATGTGGTGGTGTGTCGGCCCTTGCCGTCATAGTCCCGAACAGCGCCCACTTTCAACTGCTCCATACCGAGCAGCCGGTTGATAAGAGTCGATTTGCCGACGCCGGATGAACCGAGGAAGATGGACGTCCGCCCCGATTGCACATGCTCCCGGAGAAAATCAAGATCGGTATGATTGACGGCGCTGACGGCATAAAGAGGGACACCGAGAGCGACGCTTTCGACCGACTCTTTGTGTCCGTCAACATCATCGCACAGATCGGCCTTGTTCAATATGATTACCGGCGAGGCGCCGCTGTTCCAGGCAATGCTGACATACCGCTCAATCCGGCGAAGATTGAAATCGCTATCGAGGCCGCTGACGAGAAAAACGGTATCGATGTTGGCGGCCAGCACCTGTTCATCGGTCTTGGCACCGCCCAGCACCGCCGTTCGGGAAAAAACACTGCGGCGCGGGAGAACGGCGTGTATGGTGGCCGTTTTTTCCTCGGGGCGAACATCAACCGCCACCCAGTCGCCGACCGCCGGGAATTCGGCCCGGCTGAGCGATATATGGCGCATCCGGCCGGATACCTGCGCGGCCAGTTCGCCGAGTTCGCTGAATAATGAATAGCGTTCCTTCTGCTCCAGGGCCACGCGGGCCGGAACCAGGCCGCTTTTTCTATGTGTATCAAAATGTTCGTTGAACTTATCGTTCCATCCTAAAGCTGTCAAATCCATCTCAACAATTCCTTACTGTAAATTATTTTCATGCTGATTCACAGGAATTGCCGATATAAATAATATTACTTTATATTCACAATATCCTGTGAGGTGATGACTTTACGTCTCCGGTATAGTTTGTAACTTCGACCAACATAAAATTACCTCCTGTTATAAAACTTCGTTTCCTGATTGCGATTCCTAATGTGGTGGAAATAAGAACCGCGGGCGTTGTTCACGCCCGCGGCTTGAGATATATGAATGCCGCCCTTTGAATCAGGCAAACATCGTTAATTATCGAAGTATTTCAAGCACGCAGGGCGTGATGCTGTCATTTTTATCACATGCATAATCATATCACGCCTCCTGCTTTAAAAAGTGGACGGTTATTAAGCTCCAGTTGCCATAAGTTGCTTCAATTTACGAAAAAGTCAAGAAAAAAGTTTCATAATCATTGCGGGAACATGGC
Coding sequences within it:
- the rsgA gene encoding ribosome small subunit-dependent GTPase A gives rise to the protein MDLTALGWNDKFNEHFDTHRKSGLVPARVALEQKERYSLFSELGELAAQVSGRMRHISLSRAEFPAVGDWVAVDVRPEEKTATIHAVLPRRSVFSRTAVLGGAKTDEQVLAANIDTVFLVSGLDSDFNLRRIERYVSIAWNSGASPVIILNKADLCDDVDGHKESVESVALGVPLYAVSAVNHTDLDFLREHVQSGRTSIFLGSSGVGKSTLINRLLGMEQLKVGAVRDYDGKGRHTTTSRQMILLPCGGIVIDTPGLREIQAWSDDSGIDRTFGDIEELAAQCRFADCTHNNEPGCAVREAIKNGSLDAGRLRSYIKLQKEVKYMSIRKDQRARIEETRKWKRIEMNMRQRAKFDKKLRDR